From the genome of Symphalangus syndactylus isolate Jambi chromosome 13, NHGRI_mSymSyn1-v2.1_pri, whole genome shotgun sequence:
ATCTTTAGGTTCTTGAGGTGCTCTGCAAGTTGGAAAGGGCACTTGTTCTGGAGCCGTAGGGTTCACCCATTGCGGGAAGCCCAGGAGGAGCATTGTATGAGGTAGGGTGACTTCTGGAACCCTGGACAGCCCTCTGGAACCCTCCAAAGATTGGCTGGGACTTGGGGGATACCTTGGAGCTCTTTCAGGGGCCCAGGCTTTTTCTGGGAGTGGAAATGGGGAGGAATGAAAAGTCTGTTTCCAGCTTTGCGGTGTCTCTGGGATTGCATTTCCTGGAGGCTGTTTTGGAGGCAACTCACAGACTTCGAGAATTCTCCGTGGCCCTGAACAGTGTCTCTGAAGTTGCCCTCGTGTCTTGCCTGAGGTGTGCTCATAAGGCCCACAGAGAAGCCCTGCGTTGTGGACAGAGTCTGGGGACCTATGGACGAGACGTGTGTCTTCGACTAATGCATATTTTTTAAGTGGGCCTGGTCCATGTTGATTTCTGGGAGACGGAGTCGGCGCAAACCTTGACCCTACTTAGGTGCCCTGATGGAGGCAGCCCGTGCGCTGGGCAGGGAGCTGAAGCCACTGGGGTGTGGGGTGAGGTCAGGCCCTGCCCTACAGAGGAGCTGCTCCGAACAGCCCAGGCGGGGCAGCCCCTGACCGAGGGGATCTGCAGATTCCCCGCCAGGCCGGTATCTGGGGTCCTTGTTGCAGGCAGCGACTGCTGAGTCATGCTGAGCTCAGCGCGGGAAGGGGCCCCCGCGGGGACGGATGGGGGTGGGGCCGCTCGCTGACCTCATCCCCTTGGCACTCCCCGACTTTTTTGGTGGGACCCTCAGAACTAGACCAGGCTCAGACCCAAATCGGGCCCCTCCCCCAAGGTCCCCCTTGTTGGAGGCAGGCTGTGTGCTTTGTCTCGGTCTTTTTGGTTcccataatttgtttttttcctgggaTCCTGCCTGTGGCCATATTGTCCCCTCGCTCTGGGTGGTGGCTCAGCGTACACTCATTGATCCTCTGCTCCTCTCTCCCCCGTGACTTGGGGTCTCTGGGAAGAGTCCATGGAGGAGGGGCAGCTGCCCAAAGCACCCCGTTGACTGTGGGGCCCGAGTTACTCATTTACCAAATGTCATACCTCAGCCCAGAGACCTTTAGTCGGCCAAGAGGGGCCTTGGGGCCCataggtggagggagaggaggggctgaGAGAGACAGGATCTGGAGACCATAGAGAACGTGGGGTGGGgagacagaggcccagagaaaaacagactcagagaccctgagagagagggggacagagacctGGGCAGGggcacagagacccagagagaggggaAAACAGACCCAGAGACAGAGGGGTACAGAGATCCCGAGAGAGGGGTACAGAGACCCTGAGAGGGGGACAGATCtagagagagggggacagaggtaggggggacagaggcagagaggtACAGAGACCCAGGGATGGGGGGGATAGAGACCCAGAGGGACCCAGGGGGGGATAGAAATCCAGAGCGGGGGGACAGATCCAGAGTGGGGGACAGAGATCCAGAGAGAGGTGGGGACAGATCCGGAGAaggggggacagagacccagagagagggtgacagagacccagagagagggggGACAGGGACTCAGAAGGGGACAGAGACTGGGGGGAGGACAGAGACCGGGGGGGGACAGGGACCCGGGGGCGGGGGACAGAGAccggggagagggaaagagacccagagagaggggaGGTACAGAGATCCAGAAGAGGGTGACAGCCAGAGAGAGGACAGAGACTCAGCGAGAGGGGGACAGAAACTCAGGGTGGGGGgacagacccagagagagagatggggggccAGAGATCCAGAGGGGGGGGACAAAGACCCAGAGACAGGGGGCCAGAGGTCTGGGTGCTGGGGGTGGAAAGAGGCCCAGAGAAAGAGGGCCAACGGTGGGGTGGGAACAGAGACTCGGAAAGCAAAGACCCAGAGAGAGAAGTGGGGACAGAGATCCAGAGATGGGAGCGGGTAAAGACCCAGAGGGGGACGACAGAGCCAGAGAGAGGGGGCGCCAGAGACCCTGTGACTGAGAACCCACATCCTCTAGCCCCCTTGTCTTCGCTCCGCCTGTGTCTAAGGTCACTGGGCCTCTGAGCTCAGCACCTTCTTCCGGCAGTTCCTCTCCAGGGGGGCCCCACCCAGCTGTAGGGCCAGACCAggttcctcctcctctgccctgccctccagcctctcAGTCCCCAGCCAGGTCCCTTCCTCTCTGTCCTCAGCCCAGCTCAGGAGGCCTCTCCCGTGGGCCCTTGCCCTTGTGTCCTCAGCCTCACCCTCCAGCGACGTCACCACCAGGCTCCAGAGCCCTTCCTGCTCCTGTGATCCTcccatccctcctccccctcccatccctcctccccccactcccatccctcctccccctcccatccCTCTTCCCCCCACTCCCATTCTCCAGCTCAGTAAAGGTATGGCCTTCTGAGGTCCCATGTGTGACACTCCAGGCTCCGGTCCCCAGGCCCTGGAGGCTTGCTCTGCAGCCGCTGTGCTGTTCTTCCCCCTACCCACACGCCTGCTCAGGCCTCACAGGCCGCTGCCTTTGTCCTGCACAGATCATCATGGGCTGCGACAGATGTGCCACCAATCACCCTCCTTTCCTTTGAGCTCCCTTTTCCTTTCCCGCGAGCTCCTGCAGGGCAGGCCTGGGACCAACTCATCCATAATCCATAGACCCCAAAGGGCACCCCAGAAAAAGATGTCAAGTGACTGCAGAGAGCCCCACGTCCCTGAGTGGCCCAAGCAGGTATCTCTAGGCCAGCAGACGGCGGGCCTGGCGTGGGGCGGTGGGCAGGGCCTGCTCTCCTGATGTGCCGGGGAACGGGGCAGAGGCCCAGTGACTTAGATGCCGAAGTGTGTCACGAAGAAGGTTTATTACCCCCTCAAGACCACTCTTCCCCACCCCCCCAATAAttacaaaagtaagaaaaatgcCCATGTCCCCCAATCCCCACCCCTCCCAGAAAAATGCCATAATTTATGGAGAAAAAACACAGTCCAAGGCAGCTGGGGGCCTCAGCCCATCTTCTTCCAGATGGTGAGTGAGGCGGTGAGTACTCCAGCCACAATGATGGTCACGGTCTGCCACGTGGGCGTCCCAAAGTAGGAGAGGAGGCCGTCCTGGAGACAGGGACATCAGTCGCTTCAGCGACTCGGCCAGGGGCAGCCCCTGGGCAGGCAGAGGCGGGATCAGGGAGGGAGGAGGTCAGAAGGGAGGATTGTGCGCAGGGGACTAAGATGAATGGGCATTAAAGAGCTGgactcaggccaggcatggtggctcacacctgtaatcccagcactttgagaggctgtggtgggaggatcacttgaggccaggagttcgagaccaacctgggcaacatagcgagaaccccttctcagtggaaaaaaaaaaaaggaaagagttgGGGTCAGAGGGTCATCAATGAATTTGAGCAATTCCAGAGGCAATGGAGGCTCCAGGGAGGGCAGAAGGCACTAATCAAGTCAAGGTCACAGTGAGGTCAGGGGTCACTGGGAGGTCAGCAGGGTAGATGAATCACGGATTGATCAGACACATAAGGAAACGCATTATAAACCACATCTGATGATCCTACAGTGGGGAGAGGGCACCACTGTGACCTGCTCCAGAAGGCCCAGGGTCCCAGAGGAGTGGCGGGGGGGCAGGGACGGTGGGGCAGGGGCGGTGGTGAGGGCGCGGTGGTTAGGGTGAGGAGGCTTGAGGAGTCTCACCCAACCACCCTGGTCTTGGATCCAGCCCAACAGCCGCTCCCGGAGGAAGTCCAATGTCCAGCCCATGATGGTTCTGATCAGTTCGGGCACCTTGGTGCACAGGGCCTGTGGGGAGTGGAGTGGGCATTAGGGACTGAACCTTGTCCCCACTGCTTGGAGATAGTGGCCCCAAGCCTCCTTTCTCAATTCTTTGCCTCCCCTCAAAGATTTCTGCCACCCACAATTGAAGTCAGCTTCAAAAGTTGTAAACATGGCCAGGTGCGGcagtccatgcctgtaatcccagcactttgagaggccaaggcaggcggatcacttgaggtagggagttcaagaccagcctgaccaacatggagtaacgctatctctactaaaaatacaaaattagccgggcgtggtggcgcatgcctgtaatcccagctacttgggaggctgaggcaggagaattgcttgaacccgggaggcggaggttacagtgagccgaggttgcgccattgcactccagcctgggcaacaagagcaaaactccatctcaaaataaataaataaatacaaaaattagctgggtttagtggcaggcacctgtaatcccagctccttgggatgctgaggcaggtgaatcgcttgaacccaggaggcagaggttgcagtgagcccagatcacaccacttcactccagcctggacaatagagcaagaatccgtctcaaaaaataaataaataaacaaaacaaaattgtaaaCAAGATAATGTTACTCTCAACTGCCCCACCCCTAAGCCTTCTGTGGCTCCCCAGTACCCTCAGGATGAAGACCCGAAGGCACAGTGCAGCCCACAACGCCTGTGTGCAGGCTCTGGCCTGACCTCACTCCACCTTTCCACTTCCTGTTTTGTGCCTCGCTGAgctgcttccattttttttttttttttttttttttaagatggagtcttgctctgtcacccaggatggagtgcagtggcgcaatcttggctcacttaaagctctgccttccgggttcaagcaattctcctgcctcagcctcccaaggagctgggattacaggtgcctgccaacatgcctggctaatttatttatttatttatttttttgagacggagttttgctcttgttgcccaggctggagtacaatagcgcagtctcagctcattgcaacctccgcctccccaatttaagtgattctcctgcctgagcctcccacgcagctggtattacaggcacccgccaccacactgggctatttttttttttttgtatttttagtacagacaaggtttcaccatgttggtcaggctggtctcaaactcctgaccttaggtgatccgcatgcctcagcctcccaaagtgccgggattacaggtgtgagccaccacacccggccccatttttttttttttttgattttttaaattcccatcaAATTCTTCCTGCCTGGGGACCTCTTCATGTGCTCCTGTTTCCGCCTAAACAGGCCTCGACCAAGCAAATTCTTACCCTTCAGCTCTCAGGGCAAATGTCACTTCCCCAGagaggacttttctttttttttgagacagagtctcactctgtcgcccaggctggagtgcagtggcgcagtctcgactcactgcaagctctgcctcccagttcatgccattctcctgcttcagcctcccaagtagctgggactacaggcgcccaccaccacgcccggctaattttttgtatttttagtagagacggggtttcaccgtgttagccaggatggtctcgatctcctgacctcgtgatccactcgcctcggcctcccaaagtgttgggattacaggcgtgagccaccgtgcccggccagagagGACTTTTCTGGACCAGAGAAGACCAACCCCTGCCCATGGACCCCGACCTGCTCTCCCATCTCCTGCAGCCTTTATCTGGCCACTTCTATTCTGTCATCCCCGCTCTGTAGGTGGCCTCACCATCACCTGCACTGCTATTCCCCTCACCTCTGACGTTCAAGCCCCATCAGCTCAATCTTGAACACACATCAAAAAATATCCCTCtcggccgagcacggtggctcacacctgtaattccagcactttgggaggctgaggcaggcggatcacctgaggtaaggagttcgagagcagcctggccaacatggtgaaaccccatctctactaaaaatgcaaaaattagccgggtgtggtggcggacgcctgtaatcccaagctactctggaggctgaggcaggagaatcacttgaacccaggaggtggaggttgcagtgagctcagattgtgccactgcactccagcctgggtgcaaccgagagagactccatctcagaaaaaaaaaaagaaagaaatatccctCCCATTAGCTGATGTGGTGGGgagcacctctaatcccagcttctcaggaggctgaggtagaattgcttgaacccaggaggtggagactgcagtgagccaaggtcaagccactgcactccagccttggtaacagagcaagaccctgtctcaaaaaaaaaaaaagtcttccaaaAACAAATATCCCTTCctgttggagaccagactggacaacatagcaagaccccatctctatagaaaAAGGCTAATGCAACagttagtggggtgtggtggcatgctcctgtagtcccagctactctggagactgaggtgagagaactgcttgagccttgcagtttgaggctgcagtgggctatgatcactactgcactccagcctggccaacagagcaagaccccacctcttaaaaaaaaaaaaatccccccccACCACCTCTGCTGCTACCACCAGGGCTTGTCATCTTTCAGCAAGACTATGACAGGTGCCACCTCTCCAGGCTCCTTGCTTCTGCCCTTGTGCCCCATGATCTCTTTTGGCCAACAGCCAGGATCAtttcaccaccacccccaccatattttcttatgagaatcttcataaagaaaagttaaaagaatttcACAGTTAAAAGCCATATAGCCGCCACCTACAATTAGATtttacaattaacattttgcTATATAGACAGTCCCCAACTTATGATGATTCGACTTACAACTTTGACCTTACTGTGGGTTTATCAGGGCAttgaatgcattttcaacttatgttgttttcaatttatgatgggaTTACTAGGATGTAACACCATTGCAGGTCAAGGGGCATCTATACTTGCTAGAATAATCTCTTAAATTTATAAATCAGGTCCCGTCACTTCCGTATTTAAAACAAGCCAGTCACTCCCATCACACTCAGAGTAAAGTTAAAGTctttccaggctgggtgcggtggctcatgcctgtaatcccagcactttgggaggccaaggtgggcagatcactcgaggccaggagtttgagaccagcctggccaacatggcgaaaccccgtctctactaaaaatacaaaaactagccaggcgtggtggtgcgtgcctataattctagctacttgggagtgcTTTagctcacttgaacctgggaggcggaggttgcagtgagctgagatggcgccattgcactccagcctgggcaacaaggtgagactctgtctcaaaaaaaaaaaaaaaaagtgtttccagcaGCCCAAAAAACTCCACACAATCTGCCCCTGCCCAACTGTGCCCTCCTTTCCCACCCTCTCCCCAGCTCACTGTTCCAACAGCACTGGCCTCCTCCCTACCGTCAAAAGATGAGGCTTGgtcctacctcagggcctttgcacctgctgttccctctaCCAGATGCCTCATCCCCCTGATCACTATAGATCACTGCATCCTTCTTATCATTCCAACTTTGGCTTTAATGTCACCCTCTCTTAGATGTCACCTGCTCTTAGAAGTCTTTcctggctggttgcagtggctcatgcctgtaatcccagcactttgggaggccaaggcgggtggatcacttgag
Proteins encoded in this window:
- the BAX gene encoding apoptosis regulator BAX isoform X7, producing the protein MDGSGPTSSEQIMKTGALLLQGMIAAVDTDSPREVFFRVAAEMFSDGNFNWGRVVALFYFASKLVLKALCTKVPELIRTIMGWTLDFLRERLLGWIQDQGGWDGLLSYFGTPTWQTVTIIVAGVLTASLTIWKKMG